Within the Stenotrophomonas maltophilia genome, the region ATGCCTGGTTCATCTTCGGAGTCCTGTCTGCTGAAACCGGCCGCGTACTGCGGCCCATGGGGTACGGCGTGCAAGCGGTGTGCCAGTGCCGTTACGCGGCGCCGGCGGAATTCCGTCAGCTGCCCAGTCGCAGCAGGCTGTTGGCGCTGCGTGCGTTGTCATCACCGTGCTTGATCACCTGCACCTGCATTTCGTACTGGCGTTGCAGCTGGATCATCTGCACCAGTGCACCGGCGGCATCGACGTTGCTGCCCTCCAGCTGGCCGCTGTGCACGGTGGGCCCGAGGGCCTGGGCGAACGGCTGCAGCGGATCGGTGTTGCGGAACAGGCCATCAAGACCGCGCTCGAGCCGTTCATCCGGTGCCTGCACCACCTTGATCCGGCCGATCATGGCCATGGTCTGCGGGCCTTCACCCTGCGGGATGATCGAGATCGTGCCGTCGTTGCCGATCTCCATCGCCTGGTACGGCGGAATGGCGATCGGGTTGTTGTTGTCATCCAGTACCGGGCGCCCACCGGAAGTCACCAGCTGACCGTTCGGTGTCACCGACAGTGCCGCGCCGCGCGTGTACGCTTCGCTGCCGTCGGTGGACTGCACGGCCAGCCAGGTGCCGGTCTGCAGCGCCAGGTCCAGCGGCTTGCCGGTGATGTGCTGTGCACCGGGCCGGCGGTTGAAGCCGGCGTCGACGTGCAGCGCATCGACCCGCGAGGCAAAGCCCCGGCCCTGGATCGGGAAGGCCTCGGTGTTGGCCAGCGCTTCCTTGAAGCCGGGGGTATCGGAGTTGGCGAGGTTGTGGCTGAGCGTTCCCTGCGCCTGCAGGGAGGCGCGGGCACCGGTCATCGCCACGTAGAGGGCTTTATCCATGCGGGGAGTTCCGTGACAGGGTCAGCGGCTCATCAACGGATGTTGATGACGGTCTGGGTGATCTGGTCCTGGGTGGTGATCATCTGTGCGTTGGCCTGGAAGTTGCGCTGCGCGGTGATCATGTTGACCAGCTGCTCGGTCAGGTCGACAGTGGACGCCTCCAGCGAGCCGGCCTGGATCTTGCCGAGGTTGGAGGTATCGGGCATTCCGGTACGGGCCGTACCCGAATCGAACGTCTCCGCCCACACGTTGTTGCCCTTCTGCTCCAGGCCCTGCGGGTTGTTGAAGGTGGTCAGCGCAACCTGGCCGAGCGGCTTGTCGTCGCCATTGGAGTAGCGTGCGTAGACCACGCCGGTGTCCGACACCGTGATTTCGTTGAGCTTGCCCGCGGCGTAACCGTCCTGCTGGGTGTTGCGCAGGGCGAACTTCTCGCCGTACTGGGTCGAGCCGCTCACGTCCAGGGTCATGTTCAACTCGCCCGCGCCGGTGGTCGGGGTGAACGTGCCGAGGCTGATCCTGCCGTTGGCCGGTGCGGTCAGCTTGCCGCTGTTGTCGAAGGTGACCGGCGTCGGGGTACCTGCGGGTTCGCCGTCGACGAAGTTGTGCACGGTCCACTGGTTGACGCCGGCTTCCTTGACGAAGTACGACACCTGGATGTGGCTCACGCCCAGCGAGTCATACACGGTAATGCCGCCGCTGGAGTGGTTGTAGCTGTTGGAATTGGTGGCATCGAACGGCTGCACCGTCGGTTCCTTGGCGTTGGCCGGCAGGGTGAAACCAACCTTTACATCGCTGGTCTGCCGGGGCGGGCTGTCGGTGGTCAGCAGCTGCAGGTCGATCATGCGACCGGCGTCGAAGTTGGTGCCGTCGGCGTTGGGCGCGAACACCTGCAGGCGCGCGCCCTGCGGGTTGGTCACGTAGCCTGCGGCATCGGTCTGGAAGTTGCCGGCACGCGAGTACACCCGCTGGCCGTTCATGTTCATGGTGAAGAAGCCCTCACCGGAAATCGCCATGTCCAGGCTGCGGCCGGTCTGCTCGTTGTTGCCCTGGATGAACTGCTGGGCCACGTTGGAGACGCGCACGCCCGAGCCGACCGCGTTCTTCGACAGGCCGTAGCTGGTGGCGGCGAACAGGTCGGCGAACTCGGCGCGCGACTGCTTGAAGCCGGTGGTGTTGACGTTGGCGACGTTGTTGGCGGTGACGCTCAGGTCGGAGTTGGCGGCATTGATGCCGGACAGCGAGACATTGAAGCCCATGGGATGCTCCTGGTAGATGCGGGTAGGCGGCTCAGCTGACGCGGAGCACGTAGTCGATCGGGGCCGTGCCCAGGCCCTTGAGGTTCAGGTACAGGCCATCGGAACCGACGGTCACGCTTTCCACCGGTGCCTGCACATAGGTGGACAGCTTGGTGCTCTTGCCAGCGGTATCGACATGGTTGGCGACCACGCTGTACTTGCCCGGCTCCATGCGGTTGCCGGCGGCATCCTTGCCATCCCACTGGAATGCGGTTTCGCCCGCGGCCTTGGCCTCGACGCTGATCGAGGTGACCTTGGCGCCGTTGGCATCGGTGATGTCCACGGTGATGATGCCGGCGCCGGGCGCGGCCACCGTGCCCTCGACGCTGCCTTCGTTCTCCAGCACCAGCTTCTCGGACGGCACCAGCACCTGGTGCCCCACCAGCGCGGCGCCACGCAGCACCTGGTCGCTGGCCATCGACTGCTGGAAGCCCTGCACCGTGGTGTTCAGATCGGTGATGCCCTGCACGGTCGACATCTGCGCCATCTGCGCGACCATCTGCGTGTTGTCCATGGGCTTGAGCGGGTCCTGGTGCTGCAGCTGCTCGGTCATCAGGCGCAGGAAGTCGGCCTGGTCCAGGGTGTTCTTCTTCTTGGTGGCGTTGCTGTTGGGAGCATTCAGGCCCAGTGCGGAGTAGACGTCCTGGCTGGTCTGGTTGTTGACGGCAGTGGTCATGGCGGTATCCGGTACTGCGGGCCTCAGCGGCCCATGGTCAGGGTGGCCAGGGCCAGTTCCTTGGCGGTGGTCAACATCTCCACGCCGGCCTGGTAGTTGCGCGAGGTCGAGATCAGATTGACCATCTGCGCGACAGGATCGACGTCAGGCTGGTAGATGTAGCCGTCGGCGTCGGCAAGCGGGTGGCCGGGCTCGTAGCGCTTGATCGGCGCCGCCTCGCTGCGGGTGATTTCCTTCACCTGCACCGAGGTGATGTTCGGGTCGTCCTTGCTCGTGACCGCCTGGAAGATCGGCTCCAGCGGCTTGTAGACGGCCTCGGCCGAGCCGGCAACGGTGTCGGCGTTGGACAGGTTGGAGGCGATGGTGCTCATGCGCACCGACTGCGCCTGCAGCGCAGAGCCGGCGATATCGAAGATCGGCAGGTTGCTCATGGCTTATTGCCCCGTGATCGCGGTCAGCATGGAACGGACCTTGCTCTCGACGAAGCTGAGCGATGCGCGGTACTCCAGCGCGGCGCGACCGTAGGCGGCGCGCTCTGCATCCGGATCGACGGTATTGCCGTCAAGGCTGGGTTGGACACCCTCGCGCGCGATCTGGAACGGATTCAGGCCGTTGTTGATCGCATAGTGCTGCTCGTGGGTGGTGGCCATCAGGCCGTTGCCATCCTGTCCCTGTGCGCTGCGCAGGGCGGCGTCGAAGTCCAGGTCCTGGGCTTTGTAGCCGGGGGTATCGGCATTGCCGAGATTGCTGGCGATCAGCTTCATCCGCTGTTCGCGCAACGGCATGGCTTGGGCATGTACGCCCAGGTAGTCGGTAATCAGGTTGCGCACGATGCACTCCCACGGGAACGTTGCCCGGGAAGCTGCAAGCGGTGTGCCAAAAGGTCGTGGGCGGGGCGGGGCGCCGCTACGCTCGCCGGGCACGGCCCGGCGCTACCCAAGGGGCGGCCAACATCCGGTAGCGCCGGGCCATGCCCGGCGGGGAACCCCGGCGGCCTCAGGCCGCCATCGCCACCTTGCGCAGGCGGTCCAGCACGAAATCGGCCAGCTCGTGCGGGGAGTACTTGGCGACGAAGGCATTGGCGCCCACGCGCTCGACCATCGCGTTGTTGAATACGCCCGACAGCGAGGTGTGCAGCAGCACGTACAGCCCCGCCAGCCCCGGATGGCGCCGGATTTCCGTCGTCAGCGTGTAGCCGTCCATCGCCGGCATCTCGATATCGGAGATGACCATGGCGTAGCGGTCGGCGGGATTCTCGCCCGAGGCGTGGATCTGCAGCAGGTGGTCCAGCGCCTGCCGGCCATCGGAGAGCAGGGTGGCGCCGACCCCCAGCTGGTCCAGTACGCTGCGGATCTGCTGGCGTGCCACCCGCGAGTCGTCCACCACCAGCACCTGCAGCTGCGGGCCGTCGGCGGGCATGGCCATCTGTGGATCGAGCACGGCCTCGCCCCGGATCTGCGCGATGTCGGCCAGCACGCTTTCCACGTCGATCACCTGGATCAGCTCGCCCTGGAAGCGGGTGACCGCCGTCAGATAGCTCGATTCAGCGCCCAGTTCCGGTGGCGGATGGATGTCCTCCACCGCGATGTTGACGATGCGCTCCACGCCGCTGACCAGGAAGCCCTGGATCGAGCGGTTGAATTCAGTGACGACCAGGTAGCCGGGCGAGGTATCGGCATCCGGCTCGCGCTCGGGATGACCGATCGCCAGGCCCAGGTCCAGGACCGGCACCGAGCGTCCGCGTACATCGGCCACGCCGGCGAACTGCCCGGGCAGGCCGGGCACTTGGAACAGCTCCGGGCGCCGCAGCACTTCCTGCACCTTGAATACATTGACGCCAAAAAGCTGACGTCCGCCGAGGCGGAACAGCAGCAGCGCCAGTCGGTTGTGGCCGGCCAGGCGGGTCCGCTGGTCGATCCGGTTGAGCAGGTCATGGGACATGGCTGCTGTATCGGCGTGCAGCGGCGGGAACTTGAGGGTCCGATCCAGCGGCGCCGAGTGTGGTGCCGCGCATCGCACTGGCACGCCGCTTGCACGCGTCCGGGCCAGGTCCCATCGACAGGAGGCGCCATGCGCCCGATCTCCTCCATCCTGGCAGTCGCACTGGCCGTTGCCTCGCCCTGGGCAGTGGCCGCCGACTGGCAGCCGGTGGCCAGCATCCGTGCGGCGGCGTTGTCGAGCCTGCCCGCCGGCAGCGAAGGCGAGGCCCAGGTGGCTGACGCGCTGCGTCTTCCCCGGTGCGGGGGAGCGCTGCAGGTGCAGCCGACAGCGAACACCACGGTCGAGGTCAGCTGCCCCGATGCGGGCGGCTGGCGCCTGTTCGTACCGGTGAAGGTGCGGCGCAACCAGACGGTGCTGGTGCTTGCACGCGGCATCGCTGCTGGAGAAACGCTGACGGCTGCCGATATCAGTACCGCCCAACGCGATGCTGCACGCATTGCCGGGGCCGTGCTGGCCGATCCCAATGCAGCGATCGGCCGCATCGCCCGGCGTCCGCTGCAGGCTGGAACGCTGCTGTCGAGCAACGACCTGGTCACCCAGCGTCTCATCAAGCGAGGAGACAATGTTGCGCTGGTGTCGCGGCGCGGCTCGGTCGAGGTGCGCATCGCGGGCCGGGCGATGGGCGATGCCGGCGAGAACGAACGCATCTCGGTGGAGAACCTGTCCTCGCGGCGCATCGTGCAGGGCACGGTGGATGCCCGTGGTGACGTAATCGTGGCGCGTTGAATTCCCGCAAGATTTCCCTAAAGATCACGGCCCTGCGGCCGTTATCCCTTGTGAACGGCAACTCCAGGACACCCCATGAGCCAGAAAATCGACGGCAACCTGCAGGTCCCCCAGGCACTGCGCAGCGTGACGAACCCGGCCAGCAAGCCCGGCGTCAGCAGCGACTCGCCGGCACGCCCGGTGGAGGCGGCCGACAGCCTGCGCCTGACCGGCGAGGCCACCAATCTGCAGGCCATCGAGCGCGAACTGACCACGGCGCCGGCGATCGACGCCCAGCGCGTGGCCGCCGTGCGCGAATCGCTGCAGAACGGCACCTATACGATCAATCCGGACGCGATCGCTTCGCGCATGCTTGAGCTGGACCAGCAGCTGCACGGATGACCGCGGCGATGAGCGAGCCGTTGCAGCGCCTGGCGCTGGCCCTGGACGTCGAACGCCAGGCCCTGGTCGAGCATGACGTGCACGCATTGATCCGCGCCACCGGCGCCAAGCTGGAGGCGCTGCGTGCGCTGGAAGGCGCGCCGCCGGTGGGCGAGGGCGAACAGCTGCAGGAGCTGGCCGAGCGCAATCGTGCCAACGGCGTGTTGCTGTCGCGCAGGCGCCGCGAAGTGAACTGGGCGCTGCGCCAGCTGGGCCGCAGCGAAGAGGCCTCGGCCTACGATGCCAAGGGGCAGGCCCACGCAGTCACCGCTGGCCGTCCTCTGGCGGTGGCCTGACGCAATTTCGCGCGGACCTCCCGGCTCGCAGGCTGTCGCCTGCGGCACGACCGCGTATATTGGGCGCCTGTTCGAATGCCCCTGAGCCGCCGTGTCCGCTGCCAACGTCCTGGTTACCGCCCCCCTTCCACCACAGCCGGTGCTGCAGGCGTTGCTTGAACGCCTGCGCGAGGGCCTGCTGCTGTTCACCGAAGACGGTCAGGTCGCCTTGGCCAATCCGGCCGCGCAGAACCTGCTGGCCAGCGACGAAGGCCTGCTGCCGGCGCCGCAGCGCCTGCGCCAGCTGCTGCCGCCGGACGCGCTGGAGCACGCCCGCCAGAACGGTCACTGGAACGGCAGCCTGCCGCTGGGCGAGGGCGTGGTGATCGCGCATCTGTACCATCACGGTCCGCCCGGGCAGGGCCACTACCTGGCGCTGTTCCGCCACATCGAGGGCCAGGAAGACTACGAGCGCGAGCTGCAGCAGCGCCATGCCGAACTGCGCCAGGCCTACCTTCGATTGAACGGCACGCAGGAAAAGCTGCTGCAGTCGGAGAAGATGGCGTCCATCGGCCAGCTTGCCGCCGGCGTCGCGCACGAGATCAACAACCCGATCGGCTACGTGCACTCCAATCTCGGCAGCCTGCAGGAGTACCTGCGCAGCCTGTTCACCGTGATCGAGGCCTACGAGCGCGCCCTGCGTGCGCCCGACCCGAAGGCGCTCATCCCGGAGATCGACGACATCCGTGACCGGCTGGACATCGACTTCATCAGCCGCGATCTGCCACAGCTGATGGCCGAGTCACGCGAGGGCATCGAGCGGGTGACGCGCATCGTGCGCGACCTCAAGGACTTCTCGTACTCCGGCCGCGATGAGTCGTGGAAGCTGGTCGACCTGCACGCCGGCCTCGAGTCCACCATCAACATCATCTGGAACGAGCTCAAGTACAAGGTCACCCTGGTGCGTGAGTTCGGCCAGCTGCCGCTGGTCGAGTGCCTGCCGTCCGAACTCAACCAGGTCTACATGAACCTGCTGCTCAACGCCGGCCATGCCATCGCCGAACGTGGCACCATCACCGTGCGTACCGGCGTGGAGGGCGACCATGTCTGGGTCGAGTTCGAGGATACCGGTGGCGGCATCTCGCCCGAACTGCGCCAGCGCATCTTCGATCCGTTCTTCACCACCAAGCCGGTGGGCAGCGGGACCGGCCTGGGCCTGTCGATCTCCTACAGCATCATCAACAAGCACCACGGTCGCATCGATCTGGACAGCACCCCCGGCGTCGGCTCGCGCTTCCGCGTGGTGCTGCCGGTGAAGCAGCCGCGCTGAGCCACCGCACGGCACAGGTGCACGGTAGCGCCGGGCCATGCCCGGCGGCCTCCCTCATCGCAATGGCGGGCGATCCTCGCCACCGTCACCTGCGTCCATGGCCACCGGGCCGGCGTTGCTGCGGCGCTGTTCCTCGTAGGTACGGAAGGCCTGGTGGATGTGCTTGCGCAGCTCGTCGTCGTTCCATGGTTTGGTCAGGAAGCGGTAGATCGCGCCGCGGTTGATCGCGTCGGTCACCGTGTTCAGATCGGTGTAGCCGGACAGCACGAGGCGGATGGTGTCGGGGTACAGCATTTTCACCCGGCCCAGGAACTCGGTGCCGCTCATGTCGCTCATGCGCTGGTCGGACAGGATCACCTGCACATCGTTGATCGCCAGCAGATCGAAGGCGTCGCGCACGTTGCCGGCGGCGAGGATGCGGTAGCCGTCGCGACGGAACAGCCGCACCAGCGAGCGCAGCACGTTCTCTTCATCGTCCAGCAGCAGCAGGGTGCGGTCCGGTCGGGTCTCGGCGAATGCTTCCGGGCGCAGGTAGCGCCGGCGCAGGGTCATGCCCGCGGCATCGGCCGACATCGGTTCGCCGAACAGATAGCCCTGGAACACATCGCAGTCGTTGCGGCGCAGGAAGCCCAGCTGTGCCTGCGATTCCACACCGTTGGCGATCACCGTCATGCCCAGCTGGTGGCCCATGGCGATGATCGCACGGGCGATGGCGGCCTCGCGGTTGCCGGCCGGTGCGCTTTTGATGAAGCTGCGGTCGATCTTCAGCTTGTCCACCGGATAGCGCACCAGCGCGCTCAGGCTGGAGTCGCCGGTGCCGAAGTTGTCCAGGCTCAGGCTGATGCCTTCGTTGCGCAGGTTGGCCAGGGTCTCGTGCACGAAATTGACGTTGTTGGTCAGTGCGCTTTCGTTGATCTCCAGCGTCAGCATCTGCGCCGGCACGCCCGCTGCCTGCAGCAGCGACATCACTTCGGCGAAGAAATTCGGTCGCAGCAGCTGCAGGGTGGAGACATTCACCGCAATGGTGAAGTCGTCGAAACCCTGGTCGCGCCACAGCCGGGCCTGCTTGAGCGCGCCCTCCAGCACCCAGGTACCGATCTGCACGATGATGCCGAGCCGCTCGGCCGTTCGCATGAAGCGCTCCGGTACCAGCATCCCCAGCGTCGGCGACTGCCAGCGCAGCAGGGCTTCCATGCCCACCACATGGCCATCGCGTGCGCTGACCAGGGGCTGGTAGCGCAGCTTCAGCTCGGCATTGGGGATGGCATCGACGATCTGGCGCGCGATGATGCTCTCGCTGTGCGCGCTGGGCGGTGTGTCCACGGCATGGATGCGCACCGCGTTGCCACCCTCGCGGGCGGCCTGGTACAGCGCATCTTCAGCATGATCGAGCAGGCGCGAGGTGCTGCTGGCATGCTCCGGGCACAGGCTGACGCCCAGCTTGCCGGTCATGAACAGGGTGTAGGGCAGCACCGACAGCGGCAGTTCCATCTGCTGGCGGATCTCTTCGGCGAAGTCCTCCGGCAGCGGCAGGTCGGCGTCGCGCGGCACGGCGATCAGGAACTCGTCGCTGCCATGGCGCCACAGCTTGCCGCGTCCGCGCAGGTAGGACTGCAGGCGTTGCGCCACCAGTACCAGCGCCTGGTCACCCACTTCCGCGCTCATGTTCTCGTTGACCGACGCGAAGTGGTCGATGTCCACATGCATCAGCATCAGCGGCGTGCCACCCGAAGCGGCTTCGGCCACCATCGCCTGCAGCTCGGGATTGCCGGCGCCAAGGCGGTCAGGGGCATCGTCGATGCTGACCAGCGGCAGATTGGGATTCCACATAGGCTCAGTAATCCGGTGTTTCGACGGCAGCCGCGCAGGCTGCCTGGTAGGGAAGATGGACATCGACCAGGGTGCCGGCGCCGTGCGCCGACTCGATCCGCACGTGGCCGCCCACGCTC harbors:
- a CDS encoding flagellar basal body rod protein FlgF; the protein is MDKALYVAMTGARASLQAQGTLSHNLANSDTPGFKEALANTEAFPIQGRGFASRVDALHVDAGFNRRPGAQHITGKPLDLALQTGTWLAVQSTDGSEAYTRGAALSVTPNGQLVTSGGRPVLDDNNNPIAIPPYQAMEIGNDGTISIIPQGEGPQTMAMIGRIKVVQAPDERLERGLDGLFRNTDPLQPFAQALGPTVHSGQLEGSNVDAAGALVQMIQLQRQYEMQVQVIKHGDDNARSANSLLRLGS
- the flgE gene encoding flagellar hook protein FlgE, with the protein product MGFNVSLSGINAANSDLSVTANNVANVNTTGFKQSRAEFADLFAATSYGLSKNAVGSGVRVSNVAQQFIQGNNEQTGRSLDMAISGEGFFTMNMNGQRVYSRAGNFQTDAAGYVTNPQGARLQVFAPNADGTNFDAGRMIDLQLLTTDSPPRQTSDVKVGFTLPANAKEPTVQPFDATNSNSYNHSSGGITVYDSLGVSHIQVSYFVKEAGVNQWTVHNFVDGEPAGTPTPVTFDNSGKLTAPANGRISLGTFTPTTGAGELNMTLDVSGSTQYGEKFALRNTQQDGYAAGKLNEITVSDTGVVYARYSNGDDKPLGQVALTTFNNPQGLEQKGNNVWAETFDSGTARTGMPDTSNLGKIQAGSLEASTVDLTEQLVNMITAQRNFQANAQMITTQDQITQTVINIR
- a CDS encoding flagellar hook capping FlgD N-terminal domain-containing protein, encoding MTTAVNNQTSQDVYSALGLNAPNSNATKKKNTLDQADFLRLMTEQLQHQDPLKPMDNTQMVAQMAQMSTVQGITDLNTTVQGFQQSMASDQVLRGAALVGHQVLVPSEKLVLENEGSVEGTVAAPGAGIITVDITDANGAKVTSISVEAKAAGETAFQWDGKDAAGNRMEPGKYSVVANHVDTAGKSTKLSTYVQAPVESVTVGSDGLYLNLKGLGTAPIDYVLRVS
- the flgC gene encoding flagellar basal body rod protein FlgC; protein product: MSNLPIFDIAGSALQAQSVRMSTIASNLSNADTVAGSAEAVYKPLEPIFQAVTSKDDPNITSVQVKEITRSEAAPIKRYEPGHPLADADGYIYQPDVDPVAQMVNLISTSRNYQAGVEMLTTAKELALATLTMGR
- the flgB gene encoding flagellar basal body rod protein FlgB, which encodes MRNLITDYLGVHAQAMPLREQRMKLIASNLGNADTPGYKAQDLDFDAALRSAQGQDGNGLMATTHEQHYAINNGLNPFQIAREGVQPSLDGNTVDPDAERAAYGRAALEYRASLSFVESKVRSMLTAITGQ
- a CDS encoding chemotaxis protein, with the protein product MSHDLLNRIDQRTRLAGHNRLALLLFRLGGRQLFGVNVFKVQEVLRRPELFQVPGLPGQFAGVADVRGRSVPVLDLGLAIGHPEREPDADTSPGYLVVTEFNRSIQGFLVSGVERIVNIAVEDIHPPPELGAESSYLTAVTRFQGELIQVIDVESVLADIAQIRGEAVLDPQMAMPADGPQLQVLVVDDSRVARQQIRSVLDQLGVGATLLSDGRQALDHLLQIHASGENPADRYAMVISDIEMPAMDGYTLTTEIRRHPGLAGLYVLLHTSLSGVFNNAMVERVGANAFVAKYSPHELADFVLDRLRKVAMAA
- the flgA gene encoding flagellar basal body P-ring formation chaperone FlgA — translated: MRPISSILAVALAVASPWAVAADWQPVASIRAAALSSLPAGSEGEAQVADALRLPRCGGALQVQPTANTTVEVSCPDAGGWRLFVPVKVRRNQTVLVLARGIAAGETLTAADISTAQRDAARIAGAVLADPNAAIGRIARRPLQAGTLLSSNDLVTQRLIKRGDNVALVSRRGSVEVRIAGRAMGDAGENERISVENLSSRRIVQGTVDARGDVIVAR
- the flgM gene encoding flagellar biosynthesis anti-sigma factor FlgM, whose product is MSQKIDGNLQVPQALRSVTNPASKPGVSSDSPARPVEAADSLRLTGEATNLQAIERELTTAPAIDAQRVAAVRESLQNGTYTINPDAIASRMLELDQQLHG
- a CDS encoding flagella protein, with protein sequence MTAAMSEPLQRLALALDVERQALVEHDVHALIRATGAKLEALRALEGAPPVGEGEQLQELAERNRANGVLLSRRRREVNWALRQLGRSEEASAYDAKGQAHAVTAGRPLAVA
- a CDS encoding ATP-binding protein, with the translated sequence MSAANVLVTAPLPPQPVLQALLERLREGLLLFTEDGQVALANPAAQNLLASDEGLLPAPQRLRQLLPPDALEHARQNGHWNGSLPLGEGVVIAHLYHHGPPGQGHYLALFRHIEGQEDYERELQQRHAELRQAYLRLNGTQEKLLQSEKMASIGQLAAGVAHEINNPIGYVHSNLGSLQEYLRSLFTVIEAYERALRAPDPKALIPEIDDIRDRLDIDFISRDLPQLMAESREGIERVTRIVRDLKDFSYSGRDESWKLVDLHAGLESTINIIWNELKYKVTLVREFGQLPLVECLPSELNQVYMNLLLNAGHAIAERGTITVRTGVEGDHVWVEFEDTGGGISPELRQRIFDPFFTTKPVGSGTGLGLSISYSIINKHHGRIDLDSTPGVGSRFRVVLPVKQPR
- a CDS encoding EAL domain-containing protein, which produces MWNPNLPLVSIDDAPDRLGAGNPELQAMVAEAASGGTPLMLMHVDIDHFASVNENMSAEVGDQALVLVAQRLQSYLRGRGKLWRHGSDEFLIAVPRDADLPLPEDFAEEIRQQMELPLSVLPYTLFMTGKLGVSLCPEHASSTSRLLDHAEDALYQAAREGGNAVRIHAVDTPPSAHSESIIARQIVDAIPNAELKLRYQPLVSARDGHVVGMEALLRWQSPTLGMLVPERFMRTAERLGIIVQIGTWVLEGALKQARLWRDQGFDDFTIAVNVSTLQLLRPNFFAEVMSLLQAAGVPAQMLTLEINESALTNNVNFVHETLANLRNEGISLSLDNFGTGDSSLSALVRYPVDKLKIDRSFIKSAPAGNREAAIARAIIAMGHQLGMTVIANGVESQAQLGFLRRNDCDVFQGYLFGEPMSADAAGMTLRRRYLRPEAFAETRPDRTLLLLDDEENVLRSLVRLFRRDGYRILAAGNVRDAFDLLAINDVQVILSDQRMSDMSGTEFLGRVKMLYPDTIRLVLSGYTDLNTVTDAINRGAIYRFLTKPWNDDELRKHIHQAFRTYEEQRRSNAGPVAMDAGDGGEDRPPLR